TCCGTGGTCGACTCGGCGCAGCGCTTGGCGCTCCATGAGCTGGCGCAGTAGTTCGACCACTGTGAGCACCAGGCTGACGAGGCTGCGTTCCGCGGTCTCGGGGTCGGCGTTGATCCGGTTCTCTTGCTCGTTATTCATGAGGGGCCTGCAATGCCGTGATCGACGTGATCAGGGTGCGCAGGGAGACGTGCACGAGATCGACGTCGGCGATCGACAGGGTGATTTCGCCGCTCACCACGACCCCGCCCGCGAGTACGCGGTCGAGCAGGTCGATCAGGGCGACGTTGCGGTTCCCGGCACGCGCCGGCAAGGTCATGATCCCTCCAGTGAAGAGAACGAGTACGGCGGCCACGGCCCGGTCAAGGTCACCGTGAGCACGGGGCTGCCCCGGCCGCACGAGGCCACCGCTTCGGCGAACCGCTCGGCTCGCTGTGCATCGACGAGGTACGCGCCGTTGAGCATCATCGGCCCGTCCTGGTCGGTCAGCGCCCGGCTCTGCGGTGGGTGGGTGCAGGCGTCGGCCGCCAGTTCGGACAGCTCGGCGTGGATGTGATTCGCCTGCTCTGCCGCGTGCCGCTGACGTTCTTCGGACGACGCGAGTGCCTTGCGCCGCC
The sequence above is a segment of the Amycolatopsis sp. 2-15 genome. Coding sequences within it:
- a CDS encoding gas vesicle protein — protein: MTLPARAGNRNVALIDLLDRVLAGGVVVSGEITLSIADVDLVHVSLRTLITSITALQAPHE